One window from the genome of Methylomarinovum caldicuralii encodes:
- a CDS encoding TolC family protein → MKPHWWLGLILIFGIARADTTDALSLEQALAQAERRNPSLAAIRARYEALRAVPDQAGSLPDPEISLNALNLPVDTFDIPQEAMTQLQLGISQKFPFPGKLKLKAEAAEWEARAAGDDVEEWRLRLRRDVESLWWRLFYLDRALEIISLNQDLLRQFVEIAQTKYKVGQGLQQDVLLAQLELSRLLDRELQLQGLRAQEAARINALIDRPANSPVQLPPSAPRQLPEAAAEARLFTLAEHTRPLLARVRKQIKAAKTRVALAKKDFLPDFKLGATHGFRSGRNPDGSSRTDFLSLRLSMSVPLYFATKQARAVDQRQSELIRERFQWQDTWNRVRAVISAALADYRRARDQVALFDRGIIPQARQTVASMLAGYQVGKVDFLNLVSAQITLYNYEIQYWKTLAEARQALADLEAAVGKPVTSQEGDK, encoded by the coding sequence ATGAAACCCCATTGGTGGCTCGGCCTGATACTGATCTTCGGTATCGCCCGGGCCGACACGACCGACGCGCTGAGCCTGGAACAGGCCCTGGCACAGGCAGAGCGCCGCAATCCGTCCCTGGCGGCGATCCGCGCCCGCTATGAGGCGCTCAGGGCGGTACCGGACCAGGCCGGTTCCCTGCCGGATCCGGAGATCAGCCTCAACGCCCTGAACCTGCCGGTCGATACCTTCGACATCCCCCAGGAGGCCATGACCCAGTTGCAGCTGGGAATCAGCCAGAAATTCCCCTTCCCCGGCAAACTGAAACTCAAGGCCGAGGCGGCCGAATGGGAGGCCCGGGCCGCCGGCGACGACGTGGAGGAATGGCGGCTGCGCCTGCGGCGCGACGTGGAAAGCCTGTGGTGGCGGCTGTTCTATCTCGACCGCGCCCTGGAAATCATTTCCCTCAACCAGGATCTGCTGCGCCAGTTCGTCGAGATCGCCCAGACCAAATACAAAGTGGGACAGGGACTGCAGCAGGATGTGCTGCTGGCCCAGCTGGAACTGTCGCGGCTGCTCGACCGGGAACTGCAACTGCAGGGGCTGCGGGCGCAGGAAGCAGCCCGGATCAACGCCCTCATCGACCGCCCGGCTAATTCCCCGGTGCAACTACCCCCCAGCGCTCCCCGGCAGCTGCCGGAAGCGGCCGCGGAAGCCCGGCTGTTCACTTTGGCGGAGCACACCCGCCCCCTGTTGGCGCGGGTGCGCAAACAGATCAAAGCCGCCAAGACCCGGGTCGCGCTCGCCAAGAAAGACTTCCTCCCGGATTTCAAACTGGGGGCCACCCACGGTTTCCGCAGCGGCCGAAATCCGGACGGCTCCAGCCGTACCGATTTTCTGAGCCTGAGGCTGAGCATGAGCGTGCCGCTGTATTTCGCCACCAAGCAGGCCAGGGCGGTGGACCAGCGCCAGAGCGAACTGATCCGCGAGCGGTTCCAGTGGCAGGACACCTGGAACCGGGTCCGCGCCGTAATCTCGGCGGCCCTGGCCGATTACCGCCGCGCCCGCGACCAGGTGGCGCTGTTCGACCGGGGCATCATCCCCCAAGCCCGCCAGACGGTGGCCTCGATGCTGGCCGGCTATCAGGTGGGCAAGGTGGATTTCCTCAATCTGGTCAGTGCCCAAATCACGCTCTACAACTACGAGATCCAGTACTGGAAGACCCTGGCCGAAGCACGCCAGGCGCTGGCGGATCTGGAAGCCGCCGTCGGCAAACCTGTCACAAGCCAAGAAGGAGACAAATGA
- a CDS encoding efflux RND transporter periplasmic adaptor subunit, whose protein sequence is MRRLLIPLLFLTTAAFAEEVHLSTDQWQRLGLKVASVRKAERVPLGRVPAQVTVPPENDRLVTAPLGGRIVAVTVDRGDAVRAGQVLAVLESPELLQHQQHLLDAWHELKVAQSRRQREKPLYAAGVIPKSRWQETEKRWQLARTAYRQARLELEVMGLTTAAIDRLLSGGRLDSRLQLRAPAAAVVRERRVKVGQRVTRADPLLHLIVPDPLWLELAVPVTLADRLGGQIEVEIPGRGAHGQVIRIGTLVDPANQTIPVRALLDRPADLRPGRRLEARLTAPAHGAVKLPRAAVIEHQSRHFVFVRTPQGFEVRPVTPLWLGTETAYVKAGLRPGEEVAVRATAALKAAWLGVGEEE, encoded by the coding sequence ATGCGACGCTTGCTGATTCCATTGCTGTTTCTGACCACCGCGGCATTCGCCGAGGAAGTGCACCTCTCCACCGACCAATGGCAGCGTCTGGGCCTGAAAGTCGCCTCCGTGCGCAAGGCGGAACGGGTGCCCCTGGGCCGGGTGCCGGCGCAGGTGACGGTGCCGCCGGAGAACGACCGCCTCGTCACCGCCCCCCTGGGCGGGCGGATCGTGGCAGTGACGGTGGACCGGGGCGATGCAGTACGGGCCGGCCAGGTGCTGGCGGTCCTGGAGAGTCCAGAACTGCTTCAGCACCAGCAGCACCTGCTGGATGCCTGGCACGAGCTCAAGGTGGCCCAGTCCCGCCGGCAGCGGGAAAAACCGCTCTACGCGGCCGGCGTCATTCCCAAAAGCCGTTGGCAGGAGACGGAGAAACGCTGGCAGCTGGCCCGCACCGCCTACCGTCAGGCGCGTCTCGAACTGGAAGTGATGGGGCTGACGACCGCCGCCATCGACCGCCTGCTGTCCGGCGGCCGCCTCGACAGCCGCCTGCAACTGCGCGCCCCGGCGGCGGCGGTGGTGCGTGAACGCCGCGTCAAGGTGGGACAGCGGGTTACCCGTGCCGATCCCCTGCTGCATCTGATCGTTCCCGATCCCCTGTGGCTGGAACTGGCGGTGCCGGTGACCCTGGCCGACCGCCTCGGCGGGCAGATCGAGGTGGAGATCCCCGGGCGCGGCGCCCACGGTCAGGTGATCCGCATCGGCACCCTGGTGGACCCGGCCAACCAGACCATCCCGGTACGGGCGCTGCTCGACCGCCCCGCGGATCTGCGACCGGGGCGCAGGCTCGAAGCGCGCCTGACGGCCCCGGCCCACGGCGCGGTGAAACTGCCGCGGGCCGCGGTGATCGAACATCAGAGCCGCCATTTCGTCTTCGTCCGCACCCCCCAAGGCTTCGAGGTGCGGCCGGTGACGCCGCTGTGGCTGGGGACCGAGACGGCCTATGTGAAGGCGGGGCTGCGTCCCGGCGAGGAGGTGGCGGTGCGCGCCACCGCCGCCCTCAAGGCCGCCTGGCTCGGCGTCGGGGAGGAGGAATGA
- a CDS encoding HAD-IC family P-type ATPase — MKNEISTSTAGQATGLFLALSYTLCVICCLIFPEHRLYLSWQKWLPGFSWLSWPSFFLGLVESYAYGWYFALVWVPLYNFFLKAPWSKRTPIQAALPGCTCRTVCQCPAHPDVVSDRPGYCPECARPLEPTTEYRPGVEYTCPMHPEVRQLEPEPCPKCGMALEPRPVAGAAEAENPELVEMSRRFRIGLILGLPVVVLAMLHDLAPGALPEVLTPRRLQWLELILATPVVWWAGWPFFVRGWASVVRRRLNMFTLIALGIGVAWTYSTVAVLFPGLFPATLRTAEGLVPVYFEAAVAITVLVLLGQVLELKARSQTSAAIKMLLGLAPPIAHRVTEAGKVSDVPLDQVRVGDILQVRPGEKIPVDGVVIEGSSHVDESMLTGEPMPVAKKPGDKVVGGTVNGTGSLLIEARKVGADTLLARIVRQVQEAQRSRAPIQRLADTVAAWFVPAVVIVAVLTFVAWNLWGPEPRLAHAVINAVAVLIIASPCALGLATPMSIMVGVGRGALEGILIKDARAVVEEARRRKLKPEPVEDFHSLTGRGVTGRVAGHQLAVGSQRLLTELGIDPGRLTETARRLRAEGQTVLFVAIDNRPAGLLGVADPIKATTPEALEILKKEGIEVIMATGDSRATAEAVAKRLGIDRFYAEVLPEDKTGIVKQLQAEGRVVAMAGDGINDAPALTATDVGIAMGTGTDIAMESADITLVKGDLRGIAKARRLSRAVMGNIRQNLFFAFIYNALGVPVAAGVLYPFFGILLSPIIAAAAMSFSSVSVVLNALRLRWVRL, encoded by the coding sequence ATGAAAAACGAAATCTCTACAAGCACCGCCGGCCAGGCCACCGGTCTGTTCCTGGCGCTCAGCTACACCCTCTGCGTCATTTGCTGTTTGATATTTCCCGAACACCGGCTTTACTTGAGCTGGCAGAAGTGGCTGCCGGGGTTTTCCTGGCTGAGCTGGCCGTCATTCTTCCTCGGGCTGGTGGAAAGCTACGCCTACGGCTGGTACTTCGCCCTCGTCTGGGTGCCGCTCTACAACTTCTTTTTGAAGGCACCGTGGTCAAAACGGACGCCAATCCAGGCAGCACTGCCAGGCTGCACCTGCAGGACAGTCTGTCAATGCCCGGCCCATCCGGACGTGGTTTCCGACAGGCCGGGTTACTGCCCGGAATGCGCCCGCCCCCTGGAGCCGACCACCGAATACCGGCCGGGGGTGGAATACACCTGCCCCATGCACCCGGAGGTGCGCCAGTTGGAACCGGAGCCGTGTCCCAAATGCGGCATGGCCCTGGAGCCGCGGCCGGTGGCCGGTGCCGCCGAAGCGGAAAATCCAGAGCTGGTGGAAATGTCACGGCGTTTCCGGATCGGCCTGATCCTGGGGCTGCCGGTGGTGGTGCTGGCCATGCTTCACGATTTGGCTCCAGGGGCGCTGCCGGAGGTCCTGACCCCACGCAGGCTCCAGTGGCTGGAACTGATCCTGGCCACCCCAGTGGTCTGGTGGGCGGGCTGGCCCTTCTTCGTCCGCGGCTGGGCCTCCGTCGTGCGGCGCCGGCTCAACATGTTCACCCTGATCGCCCTCGGTATCGGCGTGGCCTGGACCTACAGCACCGTGGCGGTGCTGTTTCCCGGCCTGTTTCCGGCCACCCTGCGCACCGCCGAAGGGCTGGTGCCGGTCTATTTCGAAGCCGCCGTGGCCATCACTGTGCTGGTGCTGCTGGGTCAGGTGCTGGAACTGAAGGCTCGCAGTCAAACCAGCGCCGCGATCAAAATGCTCCTGGGCCTGGCCCCGCCCATCGCCCACCGCGTGACGGAGGCGGGTAAGGTGAGCGACGTTCCCCTCGACCAAGTACGGGTCGGGGACATCCTTCAGGTCCGCCCCGGTGAAAAGATCCCGGTGGACGGGGTGGTCATCGAAGGCTCGAGCCACGTGGACGAGTCCATGCTTACCGGCGAGCCGATGCCGGTGGCGAAGAAACCCGGTGACAAGGTGGTGGGCGGCACCGTCAACGGCACCGGCAGCCTCTTGATCGAGGCCCGCAAGGTGGGTGCCGACACCCTGCTCGCCCGCATCGTCCGCCAGGTCCAGGAGGCCCAGCGCAGCCGGGCACCGATCCAGCGCCTGGCCGACACCGTCGCCGCCTGGTTCGTTCCGGCCGTGGTCATCGTCGCCGTTTTGACCTTCGTCGCCTGGAACCTGTGGGGGCCGGAGCCGCGCCTGGCCCACGCGGTCATCAACGCGGTGGCGGTTTTGATCATCGCCAGCCCCTGCGCCCTGGGGCTGGCCACCCCGATGTCGATCATGGTGGGGGTCGGCCGCGGCGCCCTGGAAGGAATCCTGATCAAGGACGCCCGCGCCGTCGTCGAGGAGGCCAGAAGGCGCAAGCTGAAACCCGAACCGGTCGAAGACTTCCACTCCCTCACCGGCCGCGGGGTCACCGGCAGGGTGGCCGGTCACCAGCTTGCGGTGGGGAGCCAGAGGCTTTTGACAGAACTGGGCATCGATCCTGGCAGGCTGACGGAAACAGCCCGCCGGCTGCGCGCCGAGGGCCAGACGGTCCTGTTCGTCGCCATCGACAATCGTCCCGCCGGCCTCCTCGGCGTCGCCGATCCGATCAAAGCCACCACCCCCGAGGCGCTGGAAATCCTCAAGAAAGAGGGCATAGAGGTGATCATGGCCACCGGCGACAGCCGCGCCACCGCCGAAGCCGTGGCCAAAAGGCTCGGCATCGATCGCTTCTACGCCGAGGTGCTGCCGGAGGACAAGACCGGGATCGTCAAACAGCTCCAGGCCGAAGGCCGGGTCGTCGCCATGGCCGGCGACGGCATCAACGACGCCCCGGCCCTGACGGCCACCGACGTGGGCATCGCCATGGGCACCGGCACCGACATCGCCATGGAAAGCGCCGACATCACCCTGGTCAAGGGCGATCTGCGCGGCATCGCCAAGGCGCGGCGGCTGTCGCGGGCAGTGATGGGCAACATCCGCCAGAACCTGTTTTTCGCCTTCATCTACAACGCCCTGGGCGTGCCGGTGGCGGCCGGGGTGCTGTATCCGTTCTTCGGCATCCTGCTCTCTCCCATCATCGCCGCCGCGGCCATGAGCTTCAGCTCGGTGTCGGTGGTGCTCAACGCCCTGCGGCTGAGGTGGGTCCGGTTGTGA
- a CDS encoding efflux RND transporter permease subunit, whose product MIEKIISLSLRERFLVLLATGLLLGAGIWALRTILLDAIPDLSDVQVIIFTEYPGQAPQMVDDQVTYPLTTAMLAVPKAKVVRGYSFFGYSFVYIIFEDGTDLYWARSRVLEYLNYASKRLPPGVTPSLGPDATGVGWIYEYALVDKSGKHDLADLRSLQDWTLRYPLQTVPGVSEVASIGGHVKQYQVEVDPNALLAYRLPLAKVKQAIARSNNDVGGRLIEMSETEYMVRGLGYIKTLDDLKSVPVGVDENGTPIRLKDVADVHLGPELRRGLAELNGEGEVAGGIVVIRFGENALETIRKVREKLEELKAALPEGVEIVPVYDRGDLIERAVATLETAVGQQLVIVSLVIGLFLLHARSTLVAAISLPLGVLGAFVLMRWQGISANIMSLGGIAVAIGDMVDGAIVMVENAHKHLERAEREKGAPLAAAERWQAIGAAAREVGPALFFSLLVIMVAFLPILALQAQEGRLFRPLAFTKSYAMLAAAVLTVTVVPVLLGYFVRGRILPEAQNPVARALHALHRPLLRGAMRWRDLTLALLALVLASTLYPFSRLGSEFMPPLDEGDILYMPTTFPGISITKARELLQQTDKILKTFPEVHHVFGKVGRAETATDPAPLSMIETTVRLQPRDQWPDPAKTTRELMAEMDRAIRFPGLANAWTMPIKTRIDMLSTGIKTPVGIKVSGPDLNELQRLSEAIEQAMKTMPETLSAFGDRAVGGYYVDFDIDRFEAARYGLTVGDVQDVIQSAIGGMNITWTVEGLERYPVNLRYPRAFRDNLEILKRVLIPTPTGAQIPLSQVADLKLRRGPPSIKSEDSRPNAWIYVDIKTSDIGGFVAKAKRVLAEQVKIPPGYTVSWSGQFEYMERAAKRLRVIIPVTLGLIFLLLYFTFGNFIEPLLVMLTVPVGLVGGIWLCWGYDFNLSVAVVAGFIALAGTAAETGAVLLKYIDVEVESRRRAKGAPLDREEILAAVEEATSLRVRPVVMTAVTTILGLAPIFWSTGTGSDVARPIAVPVFGGMTTVMIATLLVFPVLYSLVLQWQERRQREATTP is encoded by the coding sequence ATGATTGAGAAAATCATTTCCCTCTCCCTGCGCGAGCGCTTCCTGGTGCTGCTGGCAACCGGGCTTCTCCTGGGGGCCGGGATTTGGGCGCTCAGGACCATCCTCCTGGACGCCATCCCCGACCTTTCCGACGTCCAGGTGATCATCTTCACCGAGTATCCGGGCCAGGCGCCCCAGATGGTGGATGACCAGGTCACCTATCCCCTGACCACGGCGATGCTGGCAGTGCCCAAAGCCAAGGTGGTGCGCGGCTATTCCTTCTTCGGCTACTCCTTCGTCTACATCATCTTCGAGGACGGCACCGATCTGTACTGGGCCCGCTCGCGAGTACTGGAATATCTCAACTATGCCAGCAAGCGACTGCCCCCGGGCGTGACGCCCTCCCTGGGGCCGGACGCCACCGGGGTCGGGTGGATCTACGAGTACGCCCTGGTGGACAAAAGCGGCAAACACGATCTGGCAGACCTCCGCTCGCTCCAGGACTGGACCCTGCGCTATCCCCTCCAGACCGTCCCCGGGGTGTCCGAGGTGGCCTCCATCGGCGGCCACGTCAAGCAGTACCAGGTGGAGGTCGATCCCAACGCCCTGTTGGCTTATCGTCTACCCCTGGCCAAGGTCAAACAGGCCATTGCCCGCTCCAACAACGACGTCGGCGGCAGGCTGATCGAGATGTCCGAGACCGAGTACATGGTGCGCGGCCTGGGTTACATCAAGACCCTGGATGATCTGAAAAGCGTCCCGGTGGGGGTGGACGAGAACGGCACCCCGATCCGCCTCAAGGATGTGGCCGACGTCCATCTCGGGCCGGAGCTGCGGCGGGGACTGGCGGAGCTGAACGGCGAGGGGGAGGTGGCCGGCGGCATCGTGGTGATACGCTTCGGCGAGAACGCTCTGGAGACCATCCGCAAGGTGCGGGAAAAGCTCGAGGAACTCAAAGCTGCCCTGCCGGAGGGGGTGGAGATCGTGCCGGTGTACGACCGTGGCGATCTGATCGAGCGGGCGGTGGCCACCCTCGAAACCGCGGTGGGCCAGCAGCTGGTCATCGTTAGCCTGGTCATCGGCCTGTTCCTGCTCCACGCCCGCTCCACCCTGGTGGCGGCCATCAGTCTGCCCCTGGGCGTCCTGGGGGCGTTCGTGCTGATGCGCTGGCAGGGGATCAGCGCCAACATCATGTCCCTGGGGGGAATCGCCGTGGCCATCGGCGACATGGTGGACGGCGCCATCGTCATGGTGGAAAACGCCCACAAGCATCTGGAACGGGCCGAACGGGAAAAGGGCGCGCCCCTGGCCGCCGCCGAGCGCTGGCAGGCGATCGGAGCGGCAGCGCGCGAGGTGGGGCCGGCGTTGTTCTTTTCCCTGCTGGTGATCATGGTGGCGTTTCTGCCGATCCTGGCGCTCCAGGCCCAGGAGGGGCGGCTGTTCCGACCGCTGGCCTTCACCAAGTCCTACGCCATGCTGGCGGCGGCGGTCCTGACCGTGACGGTGGTGCCGGTGCTGCTCGGCTATTTCGTCCGCGGCCGCATTCTGCCGGAGGCGCAAAACCCGGTGGCCCGCGCGCTCCATGCTCTCCACCGGCCGCTGCTGCGCGGGGCGATGCGCTGGCGGGACCTCACCCTGGCGCTGCTCGCTCTGGTGCTGGCCTCCACCCTGTATCCCTTCTCCCGGCTGGGGAGCGAGTTCATGCCGCCTTTGGACGAGGGGGACATTCTCTACATGCCCACCACCTTCCCCGGCATTTCCATCACCAAGGCCCGTGAACTCCTGCAGCAGACCGACAAGATCCTCAAAACCTTTCCCGAAGTCCATCACGTCTTCGGCAAGGTGGGGCGGGCCGAAACCGCCACCGATCCGGCCCCCCTGTCGATGATCGAGACCACGGTCAGGCTCCAACCCCGGGACCAATGGCCCGATCCGGCCAAGACTACCCGGGAGCTGATGGCGGAGATGGACAGGGCGATCCGCTTTCCCGGCCTGGCCAACGCCTGGACCATGCCGATCAAAACCCGTATCGACATGCTTTCGACCGGGATCAAGACACCGGTCGGCATCAAAGTATCCGGCCCGGATCTGAACGAACTGCAGCGGCTTTCCGAGGCCATCGAGCAGGCCATGAAGACGATGCCGGAGACCCTGTCGGCCTTCGGCGACCGGGCCGTGGGCGGCTACTACGTGGATTTCGACATCGACCGCTTCGAGGCGGCCCGCTACGGCCTTACCGTCGGCGACGTCCAGGACGTGATCCAGAGCGCCATCGGCGGCATGAACATCACCTGGACCGTGGAGGGACTGGAGCGCTATCCGGTCAACTTGCGCTACCCCAGAGCCTTCCGCGACAACCTGGAGATACTCAAGCGGGTGCTGATTCCCACTCCCACCGGCGCCCAGATCCCGCTGTCCCAGGTGGCGGACCTGAAACTGCGGCGCGGCCCGCCGTCGATCAAGAGCGAGGACTCGCGTCCCAACGCCTGGATCTACGTGGACATCAAGACCTCGGACATCGGCGGGTTCGTGGCCAAGGCCAAACGGGTGCTGGCCGAACAGGTCAAAATCCCCCCGGGCTATACGGTGAGTTGGTCGGGCCAGTTCGAGTACATGGAGCGGGCCGCCAAAAGGCTTAGGGTCATCATTCCGGTCACCCTGGGGCTGATCTTCCTGCTGCTTTATTTCACCTTCGGCAACTTCATCGAACCGCTGCTGGTGATGCTGACCGTTCCCGTCGGTCTGGTGGGCGGCATCTGGCTGTGCTGGGGGTACGACTTCAACCTGTCGGTGGCGGTGGTGGCGGGTTTCATCGCCCTGGCCGGAACCGCCGCCGAAACCGGTGCGGTCCTGCTCAAATACATCGACGTGGAGGTGGAATCCCGCCGCCGGGCCAAGGGAGCGCCCCTGGATCGGGAGGAAATCCTGGCGGCGGTGGAGGAGGCTACGTCGCTCCGGGTGCGGCCGGTGGTCATGACCGCCGTCACCACCATTCTGGGACTGGCGCCAATCTTCTGGAGCACCGGCACCGGAAGCGACGTGGCCCGCCCCATCGCCGTGCCGGTCTTCGGCGGCATGACCACGGTCATGATCGCCACCCTGCTGGTGTTTCCGGTGCTCTACAGCCTGGTGTTGCAGTGGCAGGAACGGCGTCAGAGGGAAGCGACGACGCCCTGA
- a CDS encoding TolC family protein → MRKLCHWLFCACLLVQAAGGRAQEDLLVPHRDELHYDSELTLAQVVETALANFPRSRLAAAFREEARAWRRRAGGILAGPVMFGTTYSGDQVGEDSGAWEIDNDLTFMLWKWGQRSAAREVADHAAKHAASYRRALALQVAGLVRKALWDLRLKRSAYETARQLLAVDEKLVGAVRKRVEAGDLARADLLLAQTELLNRRAEAMTAEAEWMHARRRYLNLVRLDRVPQNFRETRAPVTAIPADHPLLAAAGARIAELKAKVRWTRFESDTGNQQVYLTVGGTHAKAARGGPTTHGLMANLTIPFGGGRYQAPNVAAEAITLAEAESQRGELQRRLERDLHEAEHALQVDRLQLEAAESRHRLAREHLQLARQAFAAGEMDLLDLLRIQKLAQEALRDARQWRLRRDRAIARYNQVVGVLPCDAC, encoded by the coding sequence GTGCGCAAACTGTGTCACTGGCTGTTTTGCGCCTGTCTGCTGGTCCAGGCGGCCGGCGGACGGGCCCAGGAGGATCTGCTGGTCCCCCACCGGGACGAACTCCATTACGATTCCGAACTGACCTTGGCCCAGGTGGTGGAAACCGCCCTGGCCAACTTCCCCCGCAGCCGTCTGGCGGCCGCCTTCCGCGAGGAGGCGCGGGCCTGGCGGCGGCGCGCTGGCGGGATTCTGGCAGGCCCCGTGATGTTCGGCACCACCTACAGCGGCGACCAGGTGGGCGAGGACAGCGGCGCCTGGGAAATCGACAATGACCTCACCTTCATGCTGTGGAAGTGGGGCCAGCGCAGCGCCGCCCGCGAGGTGGCAGACCACGCCGCCAAACACGCCGCTTCCTACCGGCGGGCCCTGGCGCTGCAGGTGGCGGGGCTGGTGCGCAAAGCCCTGTGGGACCTGCGCCTCAAGCGCAGCGCCTACGAAACCGCGCGCCAGCTGCTGGCGGTGGACGAGAAACTGGTGGGGGCCGTGCGCAAACGGGTCGAGGCCGGTGATCTGGCCCGCGCCGATCTGTTGCTGGCCCAGACCGAGCTGCTCAACCGCCGGGCCGAGGCCATGACCGCCGAGGCCGAATGGATGCACGCCCGCCGCCGTTATCTGAATCTGGTGCGCCTGGACCGGGTGCCCCAGAACTTCCGGGAAACCCGGGCGCCTGTCACCGCCATTCCGGCCGACCACCCCCTGCTGGCCGCCGCCGGCGCCCGCATCGCCGAACTCAAGGCCAAGGTGCGCTGGACCCGCTTTGAGTCCGACACCGGCAACCAGCAGGTCTATCTCACCGTGGGCGGCACCCACGCCAAGGCGGCACGGGGCGGCCCCACCACCCACGGACTGATGGCCAACCTCACGATCCCCTTCGGTGGCGGCCGCTATCAGGCCCCCAACGTCGCCGCCGAAGCCATCACCCTGGCGGAGGCGGAAAGCCAGCGGGGCGAGCTGCAGCGACGCCTGGAGCGGGACCTGCACGAAGCCGAACACGCGCTCCAAGTGGACCGGCTCCAGCTGGAAGCCGCCGAATCCCGCCACCGGCTGGCCCGGGAGCACCTGCAGCTGGCCCGCCAGGCCTTCGCCGCCGGGGAGATGGACCTGCTCGACCTGCTGCGCATTCAGAAACTGGCCCAGGAGGCCCTGCGCGACGCCCGCCAATGGCGCCTCCGCCGGGACCGCGCTATCGCCCGTTACAACCAGGTCGTGGGAGTCTTGCCATGCGACGCTTGCTGA
- a CDS encoding efflux RND transporter periplasmic adaptor subunit, translated as MPWKWIAIVLIALSVGLGSGYRLASRQPETATSVSAGGCEPMFYRHPMNPAITSKTPAKDEMGMDYIPVYPPGCPGAAAEASGPPGTVVIDPTVVQTIGVRTAKVVRRDFSHPIHTVGRVSYDEDLLARLHPKTEGWIEKLYVSDTGAFVARDAMLLSLYSPQLVASEQEYLLALKSLRLLKDSPFKDISRGARQLVKSARERLELLDVPEHQILELERSGRIMKSLHIHSPFDGYVVHIGVREGQYVTPQTELYLIADLSKVWVYADIYEYELPWVRVGDPAEITLTAVPGRVFHGQVVYVYPYADPKTRTIKVRLEFDNPDLTLKPELFANATLHTRPKTGVLAISSEAVVRTGLRDHVFVVKGPGRFEPRIVELGVPADGWVEVLAGLSEGEEVVVSSQFLIDSESRLQEALSKFTEPARQKMEKMPGMKGMDGMQHGGSHD; from the coding sequence ATGCCGTGGAAATGGATCGCGATCGTGCTGATCGCCTTGAGCGTGGGGCTGGGTTCCGGCTACCGGCTGGCTTCCCGCCAACCCGAAACGGCAACGTCCGTCAGCGCCGGAGGCTGTGAGCCCATGTTCTACCGCCACCCCATGAACCCGGCCATTACCTCCAAGACCCCCGCCAAGGATGAGATGGGCATGGACTACATTCCCGTCTATCCGCCCGGCTGTCCCGGTGCTGCGGCCGAAGCCAGCGGCCCGCCGGGCACCGTCGTCATCGACCCCACCGTGGTCCAGACCATTGGCGTACGCACCGCCAAGGTGGTCCGCCGCGACTTCTCCCACCCCATCCACACCGTCGGCCGGGTCAGCTACGACGAAGACCTGCTCGCCCGCCTCCATCCCAAGACCGAGGGCTGGATCGAAAAACTCTACGTCAGTGACACCGGCGCCTTCGTCGCCCGCGACGCCATGCTCCTGAGCCTCTATTCCCCGCAACTGGTGGCCAGCGAACAGGAATATCTGCTGGCCTTAAAGAGCCTGCGGCTGCTGAAAGACAGCCCCTTCAAGGACATCAGTCGCGGGGCCCGTCAACTGGTGAAAAGCGCCCGCGAGCGGCTGGAGCTGCTGGACGTGCCCGAGCACCAGATCCTCGAACTGGAGCGAAGCGGCCGGATCATGAAAAGCCTCCACATCCATTCGCCTTTCGACGGCTACGTGGTCCACATAGGGGTGCGCGAGGGCCAGTACGTCACCCCCCAGACCGAGCTGTATCTGATCGCGGATCTGAGCAAGGTCTGGGTCTATGCCGACATCTACGAATACGAACTGCCCTGGGTGCGGGTGGGCGATCCGGCGGAGATCACCCTGACCGCCGTCCCCGGACGGGTGTTCCACGGGCAGGTGGTCTACGTCTACCCTTACGCCGATCCCAAGACCCGCACCATCAAGGTTCGCCTTGAGTTCGACAATCCCGACCTGACTCTGAAGCCGGAACTGTTCGCCAACGCCACCCTCCACACCCGCCCCAAAACCGGCGTGCTGGCCATCTCCAGCGAGGCGGTGGTGCGCACCGGCCTCAGGGATCATGTCTTCGTGGTCAAGGGTCCGGGCCGGTTCGAACCGCGCATCGTCGAGCTGGGCGTTCCCGCCGACGGCTGGGTCGAGGTCCTGGCGGGGCTTTCCGAGGGCGAGGAGGTGGTGGTCTCCAGCCAGTTCCTGATCGACTCCGAATCCAGACTGCAGGAGGCGCTGTCCAAGTTCACCGAGCCGGCGCGGCAGAAGATGGAGAAGATGCCGGGAATGAAGGGCATGGACGGCATGCAGCATGGAGGCAGCCATGATTGA